A section of the Glandiceps talaboti chromosome 8, keGlaTala1.1, whole genome shotgun sequence genome encodes:
- the LOC144439500 gene encoding solute carrier family 25 member 43-like — protein MGRPNKDHRLTHLQNFACGGIAGIASRTLTSPLDVVKILAQVGTKDTKQGFLRTFPNLVRNEGIRAFWKGNLLGCLRLFPFSAVQFAAFNYFREHLHDEYGRLGPANALIAGTLGGAVAIIVTYPTDMVKTRLIVQHLHPDKARYNGIVHAFKLILKQEGFFAFYKGMYTSLIGTLPFAATYFMAYEVIHEDIWRKPRYLMTPKENFFTGCMAAAFAQTVSYPFDTIRKKLQAQSRVIPGGGGGDVRISGMITGFKVVFHKYGLAGLWRGITANLLKVVPYHGIMFLAFDGMRTFYLYKNGYTVSPLDDTPKPGIDQSLKPSELKLFTSRNA, from the exons ATGGGAAGGCCAAATAAGGACCACAGGTTGACACATCTTCAAAATTTTGCGTGTGGAGGAATTGCGGGTATTGCTAGCCGAACGTTAACCTCTCCTCTCGATGTTGTAAAGATTTTAGCTCAAGTCGGTACCAAAGATACGAAACAGGGATTCTTGAGAACATTTCCTAATTTGGTGAGAAATGAAGGTATCAGGGCGTTCTGGAAAGGAAATCTATTGGGGTGTCTTAGACTGTTCCCATTTTCTGCCGTGCAATTCGCAGCTTTTAATTATTTTAGGGAACATCTCCACGACGAGTACGGACGTTTGGGTCCTGCCAATGCTTTGATAGCGGGAACCCTTGGTGGCGCTGTTGCAATTATCGTGACTTATCCAACTGACATGGTCAAAACTAGACTTATAGTTCAGCACCTCCACCCAGATAAAGCTAGGTATAATGGCATAGTACATGCTTTCAAATTGATCCTGAAACAAGAAGGATTTTTTGCATTTTACAAGGGAATGTACACGTCACTGATAG GTACACTTCCATTTGCTGCAACATATTTCATGGCATATGAAGTTATTCATGAGGATATTTGGAGGAAACCCAGATACCTAATGACACCTAAAGAAAATTTCTTCACAGGCTGTATGGCAGCTGCTTTTGCTCAGACTGTCTCATACCCTTTTGATACTATTAGGAAAAAGTTACAG GCACAGAGTCGAGTCATACcagggggtggtggtggtgatgtcaGGATTTCTGGTATGATAACAGGATTTAAAgttgtatttcacaaatatgGATTAGCTGGTTTATGGAGAGGTATTACTGCTAACTTGCTGAAG GTCGTACCATACCATGGTATCATGTTTCTGGCTTTTGATGGAATGAGGACATTCTACCTGTACAAGAATGGATACACAGTATCTCCACTAGACGATACGCCAAAACCTGGTATTGATCAAAGTCTTAAACCTTCTGAACTCAAATTATTTACCAGTAGGAATGCCTAG
- the LOC144439000 gene encoding ubiquitin-conjugating enzyme E2 A, producing the protein MSTPARRRLMRDFKRLQEDPPAGVSGAPSENNIMLWNAVIFGPHDTPFEDGTFKLQIEFTEEYPNKPPTVRFISKMFHPNVYADGSICLDILQNRWSPTYDVSAILTSIQSLLDEPNPNSPANSQAAQLYQENRREYEKRVSAIVEQSWMDSSL; encoded by the exons ATGTCAACTCCGGCTAGAAGGCGGTTGATGAGAGATTTTAAAAG GCTTCAAGAAGATCCCCCAGCGGGTGTTAGTGGTGCTCCttcagaaaataatataatgctATGGAATGCTGTAATATTTGG GCCACATGATACACCTTTTGAAGATG gTACTTTTAAATTACAGATAGAATTTACAGAAGAATATCCTAACAAACCACCTACAGTTAGATTTATTTCTAAAATGTTTCATCCAAATG TTTATGCAGATGGTAGCATATGTTTGGATATCCTACAGAATCGTTGGAGCCCCACTTATGATGTTTCTGCAATATTAACATCAATACAG TCATTATTGGACGAACCAAATCCAAACAGTCCAGCAAATAGCCAGGCAGCTCAGTTATACCAGGAAAATAGAAGGGAATATGAAAAGCGAGTGTCGGCCATAGTGGAACAAAGTTGGATGGATTCAAGCTTATGA
- the LOC144438966 gene encoding ufm1-specific protease 2-like — MATSKGSVKIYQDSVINKVNRYVTTVDEDDDVIGFLIGITTNTSRVIVSCTACKQLQSFSEELKKTQYLIPAGLEICGLFYVERCPPSPANVLRKCKKLLSSKCQDLINVDKLLVLHLQHGNEITEESSFFWYHSNQNQADDCNIEIIDDAPLHDSMLMFRVQPTFTVEFAFEKKQDVLESLALEMEILQEKVSSLDTVYHVKNSNIVIHCDEEKKESRVTEISEDAPCVKILEYIQIENDDGFDVPGMKGKGGKKGGKKTKTTVESINVQVLSNLSRINGTNTTPLLQYENRDLKSIAINLPCHAVIITDKNTPVSQLPSLFSNGLCNQLKAMQECLFLYYKAGEFSLPEVFHFSLPTFPHFITTVYPKGKSEDELESYRKDLHCKLLLPVDRPMLRRANRFVFADDPNKSVYLKNTHVGLPPSGVDDGRVYLVHGTYAYHHYMQDHMDDNGWGCAYRSLQTICSWFRHQGYTEKSIPTHREIQQALVDVGDKTPKFVGSRQWIGSIEVSTCLDQILGITSKIMFVNNGAELGNKGRELALHFQIQGTPIMIGGGVLAHTILGVEFSDITGEVKFLILDPHYTGSEDLKTIQDKGWCGWKGSDFWDQQAYYNLCMPQSPAVI, encoded by the exons ATGGCAACGTCCAAAGGCAGCGTGAAAATTTATCAGGATAGTGTCATTAAT AAAGTAAATAGATATGTAACTACAgttgatgaggatgatgatgtcataggtTTTCTGATTGGTATTACAACCAATACAAGTCGTGTCATTGTGAGCTGTACTGCCTGTAAACAGTTGCAAAGTTTTAGTGAAGAACTGAAAAAGACACAATATCTCATTCCAGCTG GTTTGGAAATTTGtggtttattttatgttgaAAGATGTCCACCATCTCCTGCAAATGTGTTAAGGAAATGTAAAAAATTATTATCCAGTAAATGTCAG gatcTCATTAATGTAGATAAACTTCTGGTTCTTCATCTTCAACATGGAAATGAGATTACAGAAGAATCAAGTTTCTTCTGGTATCATAGCAACCAAAACCAAGCTGATGattgtaatattgaaattatagaTGATGCTCCTCTCCATGACTCAATGTTGATGTTCCGTGTACAACCTACATTTACAGTAGAATTTGCTTTTGAAAAGAAACAAG ACGTCTTAGAATCTCTGGCTCTGGAGATGGAAATATTGCAAGAAAAGGTGTCATCATTGGATACAGTGTATCATGTTAAGAATAGCAACATTGTTATACACTGTGATGAAGAGAAAAAAGAAAGTCGAGTTACTGAAATATCTGAAGATGCTCCATGTGTAAAAATACTGGAATACATACAGATAGAAAATGATGATGGCTTTGATGTGCCTGGTATGAAGGGGAAAGGTGGTAAAAAAGGAGGCAAAAAAACTAAAACAACAGTG GAAAGTATCAATGTCCAAGTGTTGTCAAACCTTAGTAGGATTAATGGTACCAATACTACACCACTACTGCAGTATGAAAACA GAGATTTGAAGAGTATAGCAATCAATCTACCTTGCCATGCTGTCATTATAACAGATAAAAATACACCAGTTTCACAGTTACCTTCACTATTCTCAAATGGATTATGTAATCAATTGAAAGCAATGCAGGAGTGTTTATTTCTATACTATAAG gCTGGAGAGTTTTCACTACCAGAGGTATTTCATTTTAGCCTGCCCACTTTCCCTCATTTTATAACCACAGTTTATCCAAAGGGGAAGTCAGAAGATGAACTAG AGTCTTACCGAAAAGATCTACATTGTAAGTTGTTGTTACCCGTTGACAGACCAATGTTGAGAAGGGCCAACAGATTTGTATTTGCAGATGACCCAAACAAGAGTGTTTACTTGAAGAACACTCATGTAGGTCTACCGCCCTCAGGAG TTGATGATGGCAGAGTATATTTAGTACATGGAACATATGCATACCATCATTATATGCAggaccatatggatgacaatgGCTGGGGATGTGCTTACAGATCATTACAGACTATCTGTTCCTGGTTTCGTCACCAAGGTTACACAGAGAAATCAATACCAACACATAGAGAGATACAACAG gCACTTGTTGATGTTGGTGATAAAACACCTAAGTTTGTTGGTAGCAGACAGTGGATTGGTTCTATTGAAGTCAGTACATGTCTAGATCAGATACTAGGT ATTACATCAAAGATAATGTTTGTCAACAATGGTGCTGAGTTGGGAAATAAAGGAAGGGAACTTGCACTCCACTTCCAAATACAAGGTACTCCAATAATGATAG GTGGTGGAGTATTGGCACATACAATACTTGGTGTAGAGTTTAGCGATATCACTGGTGAAGTCAAGTTTCTGATTCTTGATCCTCATTATACTGGAAGTGAAGATTTGAAGACTATCCAAGATAAG GGTTGGTGTGGATGGAAAGGCAGTGATTTCTGGGATCAACAGGCTTACTACAATTTATGTATGCCACAAAGTCCTGCtgtgatatga